In Rattus norvegicus strain BN/NHsdMcwi chromosome 3, GRCr8, whole genome shotgun sequence, a genomic segment contains:
- the LOC134486299 gene encoding olfactory receptor 4F3/4F16/4F29-like, with amino-acid sequence MEGKNHSIVSEFMFVGLTNSWKMEILLFVFASVFYMGSMMGNSLIIFTVASDPHLHSPMYFLLANLSFIDLGVSCVTCPKMIYDLFRKQKVISFNGCITQIFFIHVIGGVEVVLLIGMAYDRYVAICKPLHYLTIMNAKMCIFILVASWVVGLMHSLVQFVYIVNLPFCGPNILDSFYCDLPRFIRLACVDTNQLELMVSANSGFISVGSFFILVISYIVIIVTVQKHSSSGSSKALSTLSAHISVVVLSFGPLIFVYTWPSPSTHLDKYLAIFDAVGTPFLNPVIYTLRNQDMKMAMKRVCRQLLKYGKIS; translated from the coding sequence atggaaggaaaaaatcaCTCTATTGTGTCAGAATTTATGTTCGTGGGACTCACCAACTCCTGGAAGATGGAAATACTTCTCTTTGTGTTTGCTTCAGTGTTTTACATGGGTAGCATGATGGGAAACTCCCTCATCATTTTCACTGTGGCTTCTGATCCTCACTTACATTCTCCCATGTACTTTTTGTTGGCCAATCTCTCCTTCATTGACTTAGGTGTTTCCTGTGTCACTTGTCCCAAGATGATTTATGACCTATTCAGAAAGCAAAAAGTCATCTCCTTTAACGGTTGCATCACTCAAATCTTTTTCATCCATGTCATTGGCGGTGTGGAGGTGGTGCTGCTCATAGGCATGGCATATGATAGATATGTAGCCATTTGTAAGCCTCTCCATTATTTGACCATTATGAATGCAAAAATGTGCATTTTCATCTTAGTGGCTTCCTGGGTGGTTGGCCTTATGCATTCTCTGGtacaatttgtttatatagtaaatTTACCGTTCTGTGGACCAAATATTTTGGACAGCTTTTACTGTGACCTTCCTCGGTTCATCAGACTTGCTTGTGTAGATACTAATCAATTAGAATTAATGGTTTCAGCCAACAGTGGCTTCATCTCTGTAGGCTCCTTTTTCATACTGGTCATATCTTATATTGTCATAATAGTCACTGTTCAGAAACATTCCTCAAGTGGTTCCTCCAAAGCTTTGTCCACACTTTCTGCTCACATCTCTGTTGTGGTCCTGTCCTTTGGTCCTTTGATATTTGTCTATACATGGCCTTCGCCCTCCACACACTTGGATAAGTATCTGGCTATATTTGATGCAGTTGGTACTCCTTTTCTGAACCCTGTGATCTACACACTGAGGAATCAAGATATGAAGATGGCTATGAAAAGAGTATGCAGACAGCTATTAAAATATGGGAAGATCTCCTAA